The DNA sequence AGCATATAGAGCACGACGCTCACCAAGCGTTCGTCGAGCCGGCCGCTGCGGGCCGAAGCGTAGAGCCCGATCGGCATCCCCGCGGCATAGGCCAAGAGCAGCGAGGTGAGCGAAAGATACAACGTCGGGCCGACGCGCTGGCCGATCGCTCGGATGACGGGCTGTTTTTGATATTCCGAACGTCCGAGATCGCCGCGGCAGACGTTGCCGAGCCAATGCGCATAGCCGACCGGAAACGGCTCGTCGAGAAAGAATTCTTTCCGCTTCCGTTCGAGAGCCGCTTTGTCGAGCTTCTTACTCGGATCGGATTCGTTGATCGCTACGGTCGTCGGGTCGCCCGGCATTTGCCGGATGAGACCGTAGACGAGAAAAGTAATGCACAGCAACGTGACGAGGCCGATCAGCAGCCGACGAGCGAGATAGTTGAGCATGGATTCTCCGCAATCGAAACCGTACCGCGGCGGCGGAGGGTCTTACTGCATGCCCGCTTTCCAAATGCTGCCGAAACCAGGTCCGTAGTGATACGGCCCGCGCGGGCTGAACCGATAGCCGCGCAGTTGCTTGTTGAATCCGTAGAAGGAATGTTGGAAGTAGAGGAACGTCGCCGGTTGGTCGGCGTAGATCAGCTCGTGGATCTTGGCATAGAGCTCGGCTTGCTTGTTGCGATCGAACTCGAGTTCGGCTTGCTTGAGGAGCTTGTCGACTTCGGGGTTCGAGTATTGATTGAAGTTGCGTCCTTCGCCGGTCTTGTAGATGTTTTTGAGCGTGCTCGGGTCGGCGCCGGTTCCCCAGCCGCCGAAGTTGGCTTGGTAGTTGTGCTTGATCAGCGCGTCGCTCAAGATCGTGGCTTCGAGCGGCCGGACCGTGCAGTTGACGCCGATCTCCTTCAAGTTCTGCCGCAAGAGATTGCAGATCGCGATTCTCGTCGGCACGGTGCTGCAAATGATCGTGAAGTCGAACGGCACGCGCTTGCCGTTGATTTCCTTGTCGCGAATGCCGTCGCCGTCGCTATCGGTCCAGCCGGCTTCATCGAGCAGCTCTTCGGCTTTGTCGATGTTGTAGGTGTACGAAGGAGGCATCTTCTTCGGAGCCATCCAAGCCTCGGGATGAAAGATGCCCGTGCAGGGCTCGAACAGGCCGAAGCAGAGCGTCTTGAGCATCTCTTCGTGGTCGAAGGCGTAGCCCATCGCTTGGCGCACCTTAAGATCGGCGAAGAACGGAGCGCTCGGCTCCTTCATGTTCCAGCCGAAATAGAAGTACACCCATTCGACGCCGCGAGCCTTCGTGTTGCGATCGTAGAACTCGGAGTTGCCCGTGTGCTGAACCCATTGCTCGGGCGAGAGAATCATCTCGTCTAAGTCTCCCTTCTTCAGCGCGAGCAGGGCGACGTTTAAGTCTTGCGTGATGCTGAAGCGTACGGTTTTGAAGTACGGCTTGTCGCGAACTTGTTTCCCCTTGAACATGTAATAGTCTTCGCGCCGTTCGAGCACGAGTTGCTGGCCCCGTTCTCGCTTGACGAGCTTATACGGGCCGCCGACGACCGGGTCGTTCTCGAGCTTCACGTGGTATTCGCTATCTTGCAGCGTGGTGTCTTTTTCGAGGCCGACTTCGTAGATGTGTTTCGGGATGATCGGGAAGTTGACCTTCCAAACGTTCGTCGGCGACGCTTCTTTGTGGAAGTAGATGA is a window from the Planctomycetia bacterium genome containing:
- a CDS encoding peptide ABC transporter substrate-binding protein, producing the protein MLTPTPTSNTPAATTPTGISLTLPTPKATAAASPSPTAIPTATAIASVPTTTKPPAAAAGPGLQPFTAPPLAEIDAKAQWIDMPVDDSLKLMEAEWKKIKPLGTVAEALALKNDSDEANAKILDALGRLPENDAQVNYGATITRFLKADVKSTNPIMFNSVEEGDVGGLMSYGLFSFDWNMRPFATKESVKSWQVSKDRMYDKVVLRDDAVWSDGKPITARDVVFSFKTILDTRIPIPAVRSQTDELRWVEAYDDYTLIYFHKEASPTNVWKVNFPIIPKHIYEVGLEKDTTLQDSEYHVKLENDPVVGGPYKLVKRERGQQLVLERREDYYMFKGKQVRDKPYFKTVRFSITQDLNVALLALKKGDLDEMILSPEQWVQHTGNSEFYDRNTKARGVEWVYFYFGWNMKEPSAPFFADLKVRQAMGYAFDHEEMLKTLCFGLFEPCTGIFHPEAWMAPKKMPPSYTYNIDKAEELLDEAGWTDSDGDGIRDKEINGKRVPFDFTIICSTVPTRIAICNLLRQNLKEIGVNCTVRPLEATILSDALIKHNYQANFGGWGTGADPSTLKNIYKTGEGRNFNQYSNPEVDKLLKQAELEFDRNKQAELYAKIHELIYADQPATFLYFQHSFYGFNKQLRGYRFSPRGPYHYGPGFGSIWKAGMQ